In Sceloporus undulatus isolate JIND9_A2432 ecotype Alabama chromosome 10, SceUnd_v1.1, whole genome shotgun sequence, the following proteins share a genomic window:
- the LOC121916384 gene encoding uncharacterized protein LOC121916384 isoform X2 yields MASSEEEPRESAVAAAAGATTAPLSLPPPSQSGIWAKDHCDYLLDSIDAQLSRLQAQGPTKGNSSNGAASLDGSMGVSKADDLGRSSGDGDGEASPVEEDSASQMEEGTRWQAHCLDLEGNLESQSRSDSVCTEDLAATFQAGLVDLPLSSDSEGEEDVFVLTVIPGDILQSQAESTNPSQTLADSESALDSARNRTRALSLQAVLRPEWGQDSLAPCSEEPPSPCARCRIWSLESLGEKFSLLSQKDSKRRKGLQPQRILNLGELGGSIRISGEKAFWEPGQRSKTFEVSSEWAQDLHENSSRPLHVGDLDPWPPLEVDAKPVKMPGGVAPTRTVQPCPPEKGEAGLVDPSCLCALPGSHSRCGAPSGGNNNNNNNNNRRGVIPPEWHPPLTTCRTGKMQRGALSRLRSTRGGTHGPLGFPSHGCLEPCKNCTEGHGEALKPMESIKVSFSPRRDLLRSFGSRDKGAEEEEELARLCHGGTCGTSRLGKQSPCQAADPIWKAALLGPYRGCELRPSQECRDGLQTKDLALEWEALQDALDGGHKEARRLTFHLQETQSKVDEIRADLIFLDYKREASLRELLALEKELSAWRRQGSQDRASQAQVSHLAAEREELKAQVEQLEERLSSLKLQLKSSKAELASVKETADKMKQLQETALSEKESELSRLRKIISVLEAEKEAQSSAVERLREEQTYQLEALQREAQQEKEKNLLWLREELQREKRQELQEVQTALLQEQKKWEADARAALQLQRQALQKQNQRAQMDLQAALEGEQKTSLALQGKNASLHMRIEKLESQVQALQREKKVAMEELQEQLQKEKVEALKRLQEELEQERMHKRDQTRVKVQQMEEDHRLLQAELRERESQAHDGWAQEVALACQQLQDLLPKKAGGPVPAQMLHGSPALLPCSHLLQALQGACREIQLYLQDLKQETKLQRQDILQLRREKECELRQQQERLHRENQLALEALKGQLVQEHLEDIAALQRSWFQEASAKEDRKRGPPQASRETDGKLQATERSAARWREQLACEFKEELNAELEKHRSRDKAMEFLRDQEMPESEIQPFSMGSYPRPPPCCSRWINATAAFSSPRHFTPRKLLRRLQSRIQELRAENAAYGGASLDNLGGFRGDLPDTCGTKRQLAAGFSSSLPHRSSNRK; encoded by the exons ATGGCCAGCTCCGAAGAGGAGCCCCGGGAGAgcgctgttgctgctgctgcag gagcgACGACAGCAccactttcccttcctcctccgtCGCAATCTGGTATTTGGGCCAAGGACCACTGTGACTACCTCCTGGATTCGATCGACGCTCAGCTCAGCCGGCTGCAG GCTCAAGGACCCACCAAGGGCAACAGCAGTAATGGGGCGGCCTCCCTTGATGGATCGATGGGTGTCTCCAAGGCAGATG ATCTGGGCAGAAGCTctggggatggggatggagaAGCCTCTCCAGTGGAAGAAGACTCGGCCTCTCAGATGGAGGAAGGCACCAGGTGGCAGGCTCATTGCCTTGACTTGGAAGGCAACCTGGAAAGCCAGAGCAGATCGGACTCGGTCTGCACTGAAGACCTGGCGGCCACATTTCAGGCTGGCCTAGTGGATCTGCCGCTAAGCTCCGACAGTGAGGGAGAAGAAGATGTATTTGTTCTCACTGTTATCCCCGGGGACATCCTGCAGAGCCAAGCTGAGAGTACTAACCCTTCTCAAACTTTGGCAGACTCAGAATCTGCCTTGGATTCAGCAAGAAATCGGActagggctctgtcccttcaggctgTGTTAAGACCGGAATGGGGTCAGGACTCCTTGGCTCCCTGTTCAGAAGAGCCTCCGTCCCCTTGCGCTCGATGCAGAATCTGGAGCCTGGAGTCTCTAGGAGAAAAGTTCTCCTTGCTTAGCCAGAAGGACTCCAAGAGGAGAAAGGGCCTTCAACCCCAGAGAATCTTGAATTTGGGAGAGCTGGGGGGCTCGATCAGGATCTCTGGGGAGAAGGCCTTCTGGGAACCAGGACAGAGGAGCAAAACATTTGAGGTCTCTTCGGAGTGGGCTCAAGATCTGCATGAAAATTCAAGCCGCCCGTTGCATGTTGGTGATTTGGACCCTTGGCCACCATTGGAAGTGGATGCCAAGCCTGTCAAGATGCCTGGTGGTGTAGCCCCTACTAGGACAGTACAACCCTGTCCTCCTGAGAAGGGAGAAGCTGGCTTGGTAGATCCTTCCTGTCTGTGTGCCCTCCCAGGCTCTCATAGCAGGTGTGGGGCACCTTCTggtggtaacaacaacaataacaacaacaacaataggaggGGAGTAATCCCACCAGAGTGGCATCCTCCTTTGACAACCTGTAGGACCGGCAAGATGCAGAGGGGAGCTTTGTCAAGGCTTAGAAGCACAAGAGGTGGAACCCACGGTCCTCTAGGTTTCCCCAGCCATGGCTGCCTGGAGCCCTGCAAGAACTGCACCGAAGGCCATGGGGAAGCTCTGAAACCAATGGAGT ccATCAAAGTGTCTTTCTCGCCTCGGAGGGACTTGCTAAG GTCCTTTGGGTCCAGGGACAAAggtgcagaggaagaggaggagttggCCAGGCTGTGCCATGGTGGCACCTGTGGAACCAGCCGTCTTGGGAAGCAGAGCCCGTGCCAAGCGGCCGATCCCATCTGGAAAGCAGCTTTGCTGGGACCCTACAGAGGCTGTGAGCTACGTCCATCTCAGGAGTGCAGGGATGGGCTACAGACCAAG GACCTGGCTTTAGAGTGGGAGGCCCTACAGGATGCCCTTGATGGAGGCCACAAGGAGGCCAGGAGACTGACGTTCCACCTGCAAGAGACTCAGAGCAAAGTTGATGAAATCAG GGCCGACCTGATCTTCCTTGACTACAAGCGGGAGGCCAGCCTCCGAGAGCTGCTGGCGCTGGAGAAGGAGCTGAGTGCCTGGAGGCGACAGGGCAGCCAGGACAGGGCCAGCCAGGCCCAG GTGTCCCACTTGGCAGCTGAGCGGGAAGAGTTGAAGGCCCAGGTTGAGCAACTGGAGGAACGACTCTCGTCTCTGAAGCTTCAGCTGAAGAGCTCAAAAGCAGAGCTGGCCTCCGTGAAGGAAACGGCTGACAAGATGAAGCAGCTGCAGGAG ACAGCCTTGTCCGAGAAGGAGTCGGAACTGTCCCGACTGCGGAAGATCATCTCTGTCCTGGAGGCGGAAAAAGAGGCCCAGAGTTCTGCTGTGGAGAGACTGAGAGAGGAACAGACATACCAGCTGGAGGCATTACAACGAGAGGCCCAGCAGGAGAAG GAGAAAAATCTGCTTTGGCTACGGGAGGAGCTGCAGCGTGAGAAGCGACAGGAGCTGCAGGAG GTGCAGACTGCCCTTCTTCAGGAACAAAAGAAGTGGGAAGCTGATGCCCGGGCCGCTCTCCAATTGCAGCGCCAGGCTTTGCAGAAGCAGAACCAGAGGGCACAAATGGATCTCCAAGCAGCTCTGGAGGGAGAGCAGAAGACCAGCCTGGCATTGCAGGGAAAAAATGCCAGCCTCCACATG AGGATTGAGAAGCTGGAGAGCCAAGTCCAGGCCctccagagagagaagaaggTAGCCATGGAAGAGCTCCAGGAGCAGCTCCAGAAAGAGAAAGTGGAGGCCCTGAAGCGGCTGCAAGAGGAGCTGGAGCAG GAAAGGATGCACAAAAGGGATCAGACAAGAGTGAAAGTGCAACAGATGGAAGAGGACCACAGGCTTCTGCAAGCTGAGCTGAGGGAGAGAGAATCTCAGGCACACGACGGATGGGCCCAAGAAGTCGCCTTAGCATGCCAGCAGCTCCAGGACCTGCTTCCCAAGAAGGCTGGAGGGCCTGTCCCGGCCCAGATGTTGCATGG GAGTCCAGCTCTGCTCCCCTGCAGCCATCTGCTCCAGGCCTTGCAAGGAGCGTGCCGAGAAATCCAGCTCTACCTCCAGGACTTAAAGCAGGAGACCAAACTGCAAAGGCAGGACATCCTTCAGCTCCGGAGGGAGAAG GAGTGCGAGTTGAGGCAGCAGCAGGAACGGCTTCACCGGGAGAACCAGTTGGCCCTCGAAGCTCTGAAGGGGCAGCTGGTCCAG GAGCACCTGGAGGATATCGCTGCCTTGCAACGCAGCTGGTTTCAGGAAGCCAGCGCCAAAGAGGACCGCAAAAGAGGACCGCCTCAAGCCTCGCGGGAGACTGACGGAAAACTGCAGGCCACGGAAAGGAGCGCGGCGCGCTGGAGGGAACAGTTGGCCTGCGAGTTCAAGGAGGAGCTCAATGCCGAGCTGGAGAA ACACCGGTCCAGGGATAAAGCCATGGAATTTCTCAGAGACCAGGAGATGCCAGAGTCCGAAATCCAACCATTCTCAATG GGGAGTTACCCCCGGCCCCCTCCTTGTTGCTCCCGGTGGATCAATGCCACAGCCGCGTTTTCCAGCCCCCGTCATTTCACCCCCCGAAAGCTGCTGCGTCGCTTGCAGAGTCGCATCCAAGAGCTGCGGGCAGAGAATGCGGCCTACGGTGGAGCCAGCCTGGACAACCTCGGCGGCTTCCGGGGAGATCTGCCCGACACCTGTGGCACCAAG agGCAGCTGGCCGCgggcttctcctcctctctgccgcaCAGGAGCAGCAACCGGAAGTAG
- the LOC121916384 gene encoding trichohyalin-like isoform X3 gives MASSEEEPRESAVAAAAGATTAPLSLPPPSQSGIWAKDHCDYLLDSIDAQLSRLQAQGPTKGNSSNGAASLDGSMGVSKADAIKVSFSPRRDLLRSFGSRDKGAEEEEELARLCHGGTCGTSRLGKQSPCQAADPIWKAALLGPYRGCELRPSQECRDGLQTKDLALEWEALQDALDGGHKEARRLTFHLQETQSKVDEIRADLIFLDYKREASLRELLALEKELSAWRRQGSQDRASQAQVSHLAAEREELKAQVEQLEERLSSLKLQLKSSKAELASVKETADKMKQLQETALSEKESELSRLRKIISVLEAEKEAQSSAVERLREEQTYQLEALQREAQQEKEKNLLWLREELQREKRQELQEVQTALLQEQKKWEADARAALQLQRQALQKQNQRAQMDLQAALEGEQKTSLALQGKNASLHMRIEKLESQVQALQREKKVAMEELQEQLQKEKVEALKRLQEELEQERMHKRDQTRVKVQQMEEDHRLLQAELRERESQAHDGWAQEVALACQQLQDLLPKKAGGPVPAQMLHGSPALLPCSHLLQALQGACREIQLYLQDLKQETKLQRQDILQLRREKECELRQQQERLHRENQLALEALKGQLVQEHLEDIAALQRSWFQEASAKEDRKRGPPQASRETDGKLQATERSAARWREQLACEFKEELNAELEKHRSRDKAMEFLRDQEMPESEIQPFSMGSYPRPPPCCSRWINATAAFSSPRHFTPRKLLRRLQSRIQELRAENAAYGGASLDNLGGFRGDLPDTCGTKTVAPSLVPADPRRIQEPSSSCRWDLGALHPSSFLSEAAGRGLLLLSAAQEQQPEVEPPGTQGSNSKQEGSHVVSA, from the exons ATGGCCAGCTCCGAAGAGGAGCCCCGGGAGAgcgctgttgctgctgctgcag gagcgACGACAGCAccactttcccttcctcctccgtCGCAATCTGGTATTTGGGCCAAGGACCACTGTGACTACCTCCTGGATTCGATCGACGCTCAGCTCAGCCGGCTGCAG GCTCAAGGACCCACCAAGGGCAACAGCAGTAATGGGGCGGCCTCCCTTGATGGATCGATGGGTGTCTCCAAGGCAGATG ccATCAAAGTGTCTTTCTCGCCTCGGAGGGACTTGCTAAG GTCCTTTGGGTCCAGGGACAAAggtgcagaggaagaggaggagttggCCAGGCTGTGCCATGGTGGCACCTGTGGAACCAGCCGTCTTGGGAAGCAGAGCCCGTGCCAAGCGGCCGATCCCATCTGGAAAGCAGCTTTGCTGGGACCCTACAGAGGCTGTGAGCTACGTCCATCTCAGGAGTGCAGGGATGGGCTACAGACCAAG GACCTGGCTTTAGAGTGGGAGGCCCTACAGGATGCCCTTGATGGAGGCCACAAGGAGGCCAGGAGACTGACGTTCCACCTGCAAGAGACTCAGAGCAAAGTTGATGAAATCAG GGCCGACCTGATCTTCCTTGACTACAAGCGGGAGGCCAGCCTCCGAGAGCTGCTGGCGCTGGAGAAGGAGCTGAGTGCCTGGAGGCGACAGGGCAGCCAGGACAGGGCCAGCCAGGCCCAG GTGTCCCACTTGGCAGCTGAGCGGGAAGAGTTGAAGGCCCAGGTTGAGCAACTGGAGGAACGACTCTCGTCTCTGAAGCTTCAGCTGAAGAGCTCAAAAGCAGAGCTGGCCTCCGTGAAGGAAACGGCTGACAAGATGAAGCAGCTGCAGGAG ACAGCCTTGTCCGAGAAGGAGTCGGAACTGTCCCGACTGCGGAAGATCATCTCTGTCCTGGAGGCGGAAAAAGAGGCCCAGAGTTCTGCTGTGGAGAGACTGAGAGAGGAACAGACATACCAGCTGGAGGCATTACAACGAGAGGCCCAGCAGGAGAAG GAGAAAAATCTGCTTTGGCTACGGGAGGAGCTGCAGCGTGAGAAGCGACAGGAGCTGCAGGAG GTGCAGACTGCCCTTCTTCAGGAACAAAAGAAGTGGGAAGCTGATGCCCGGGCCGCTCTCCAATTGCAGCGCCAGGCTTTGCAGAAGCAGAACCAGAGGGCACAAATGGATCTCCAAGCAGCTCTGGAGGGAGAGCAGAAGACCAGCCTGGCATTGCAGGGAAAAAATGCCAGCCTCCACATG AGGATTGAGAAGCTGGAGAGCCAAGTCCAGGCCctccagagagagaagaaggTAGCCATGGAAGAGCTCCAGGAGCAGCTCCAGAAAGAGAAAGTGGAGGCCCTGAAGCGGCTGCAAGAGGAGCTGGAGCAG GAAAGGATGCACAAAAGGGATCAGACAAGAGTGAAAGTGCAACAGATGGAAGAGGACCACAGGCTTCTGCAAGCTGAGCTGAGGGAGAGAGAATCTCAGGCACACGACGGATGGGCCCAAGAAGTCGCCTTAGCATGCCAGCAGCTCCAGGACCTGCTTCCCAAGAAGGCTGGAGGGCCTGTCCCGGCCCAGATGTTGCATGG GAGTCCAGCTCTGCTCCCCTGCAGCCATCTGCTCCAGGCCTTGCAAGGAGCGTGCCGAGAAATCCAGCTCTACCTCCAGGACTTAAAGCAGGAGACCAAACTGCAAAGGCAGGACATCCTTCAGCTCCGGAGGGAGAAG GAGTGCGAGTTGAGGCAGCAGCAGGAACGGCTTCACCGGGAGAACCAGTTGGCCCTCGAAGCTCTGAAGGGGCAGCTGGTCCAG GAGCACCTGGAGGATATCGCTGCCTTGCAACGCAGCTGGTTTCAGGAAGCCAGCGCCAAAGAGGACCGCAAAAGAGGACCGCCTCAAGCCTCGCGGGAGACTGACGGAAAACTGCAGGCCACGGAAAGGAGCGCGGCGCGCTGGAGGGAACAGTTGGCCTGCGAGTTCAAGGAGGAGCTCAATGCCGAGCTGGAGAA ACACCGGTCCAGGGATAAAGCCATGGAATTTCTCAGAGACCAGGAGATGCCAGAGTCCGAAATCCAACCATTCTCAATG GGGAGTTACCCCCGGCCCCCTCCTTGTTGCTCCCGGTGGATCAATGCCACAGCCGCGTTTTCCAGCCCCCGTCATTTCACCCCCCGAAAGCTGCTGCGTCGCTTGCAGAGTCGCATCCAAGAGCTGCGGGCAGAGAATGCGGCCTACGGTGGAGCCAGCCTGGACAACCTCGGCGGCTTCCGGGGAGATCTGCCCGACACCTGTGGCACCAAG ACAGTGGCTCCTTCCCTGGTCCCCGCGGATCCAAGACGCATCCAAGAACCCAGCTCTTCTTGCCGATGGGACCTTGGTGCTCTGCACccgtcttcctttctttcagagGCAGCTGGCCGCgggcttctcctcctctctgccgcaCAGGAGCAGCAACCGGAAGTAGAACCGCCTGGGACCCAGGGGTCAAACAGCAAGCAAGAGGGAAGCCATGTTGTCAGTGCTTGA
- the LOC121916384 gene encoding uncharacterized protein LOC121916384 isoform X1 — translation MASSEEEPRESAVAAAAGATTAPLSLPPPSQSGIWAKDHCDYLLDSIDAQLSRLQAQGPTKGNSSNGAASLDGSMGVSKADDLGRSSGDGDGEASPVEEDSASQMEEGTRWQAHCLDLEGNLESQSRSDSVCTEDLAATFQAGLVDLPLSSDSEGEEDVFVLTVIPGDILQSQAESTNPSQTLADSESALDSARNRTRALSLQAVLRPEWGQDSLAPCSEEPPSPCARCRIWSLESLGEKFSLLSQKDSKRRKGLQPQRILNLGELGGSIRISGEKAFWEPGQRSKTFEVSSEWAQDLHENSSRPLHVGDLDPWPPLEVDAKPVKMPGGVAPTRTVQPCPPEKGEAGLVDPSCLCALPGSHSRCGAPSGGNNNNNNNNNRRGVIPPEWHPPLTTCRTGKMQRGALSRLRSTRGGTHGPLGFPSHGCLEPCKNCTEGHGEALKPMESIKVSFSPRRDLLRSFGSRDKGAEEEEELARLCHGGTCGTSRLGKQSPCQAADPIWKAALLGPYRGCELRPSQECRDGLQTKDLALEWEALQDALDGGHKEARRLTFHLQETQSKVDEIRADLIFLDYKREASLRELLALEKELSAWRRQGSQDRASQAQVSHLAAEREELKAQVEQLEERLSSLKLQLKSSKAELASVKETADKMKQLQETALSEKESELSRLRKIISVLEAEKEAQSSAVERLREEQTYQLEALQREAQQEKEKNLLWLREELQREKRQELQEVQTALLQEQKKWEADARAALQLQRQALQKQNQRAQMDLQAALEGEQKTSLALQGKNASLHMRIEKLESQVQALQREKKVAMEELQEQLQKEKVEALKRLQEELEQERMHKRDQTRVKVQQMEEDHRLLQAELRERESQAHDGWAQEVALACQQLQDLLPKKAGGPVPAQMLHGSPALLPCSHLLQALQGACREIQLYLQDLKQETKLQRQDILQLRREKECELRQQQERLHRENQLALEALKGQLVQEHLEDIAALQRSWFQEASAKEDRKRGPPQASRETDGKLQATERSAARWREQLACEFKEELNAELEKHRSRDKAMEFLRDQEMPESEIQPFSMGSYPRPPPCCSRWINATAAFSSPRHFTPRKLLRRLQSRIQELRAENAAYGGASLDNLGGFRGDLPDTCGTKTVAPSLVPADPRRIQEPSSSCRWDLGALHPSSFLSEAAGRGLLLLSAAQEQQPEVEPPGTQGSNSKQEGSHVVSA, via the exons ATGGCCAGCTCCGAAGAGGAGCCCCGGGAGAgcgctgttgctgctgctgcag gagcgACGACAGCAccactttcccttcctcctccgtCGCAATCTGGTATTTGGGCCAAGGACCACTGTGACTACCTCCTGGATTCGATCGACGCTCAGCTCAGCCGGCTGCAG GCTCAAGGACCCACCAAGGGCAACAGCAGTAATGGGGCGGCCTCCCTTGATGGATCGATGGGTGTCTCCAAGGCAGATG ATCTGGGCAGAAGCTctggggatggggatggagaAGCCTCTCCAGTGGAAGAAGACTCGGCCTCTCAGATGGAGGAAGGCACCAGGTGGCAGGCTCATTGCCTTGACTTGGAAGGCAACCTGGAAAGCCAGAGCAGATCGGACTCGGTCTGCACTGAAGACCTGGCGGCCACATTTCAGGCTGGCCTAGTGGATCTGCCGCTAAGCTCCGACAGTGAGGGAGAAGAAGATGTATTTGTTCTCACTGTTATCCCCGGGGACATCCTGCAGAGCCAAGCTGAGAGTACTAACCCTTCTCAAACTTTGGCAGACTCAGAATCTGCCTTGGATTCAGCAAGAAATCGGActagggctctgtcccttcaggctgTGTTAAGACCGGAATGGGGTCAGGACTCCTTGGCTCCCTGTTCAGAAGAGCCTCCGTCCCCTTGCGCTCGATGCAGAATCTGGAGCCTGGAGTCTCTAGGAGAAAAGTTCTCCTTGCTTAGCCAGAAGGACTCCAAGAGGAGAAAGGGCCTTCAACCCCAGAGAATCTTGAATTTGGGAGAGCTGGGGGGCTCGATCAGGATCTCTGGGGAGAAGGCCTTCTGGGAACCAGGACAGAGGAGCAAAACATTTGAGGTCTCTTCGGAGTGGGCTCAAGATCTGCATGAAAATTCAAGCCGCCCGTTGCATGTTGGTGATTTGGACCCTTGGCCACCATTGGAAGTGGATGCCAAGCCTGTCAAGATGCCTGGTGGTGTAGCCCCTACTAGGACAGTACAACCCTGTCCTCCTGAGAAGGGAGAAGCTGGCTTGGTAGATCCTTCCTGTCTGTGTGCCCTCCCAGGCTCTCATAGCAGGTGTGGGGCACCTTCTggtggtaacaacaacaataacaacaacaacaataggaggGGAGTAATCCCACCAGAGTGGCATCCTCCTTTGACAACCTGTAGGACCGGCAAGATGCAGAGGGGAGCTTTGTCAAGGCTTAGAAGCACAAGAGGTGGAACCCACGGTCCTCTAGGTTTCCCCAGCCATGGCTGCCTGGAGCCCTGCAAGAACTGCACCGAAGGCCATGGGGAAGCTCTGAAACCAATGGAGT ccATCAAAGTGTCTTTCTCGCCTCGGAGGGACTTGCTAAG GTCCTTTGGGTCCAGGGACAAAggtgcagaggaagaggaggagttggCCAGGCTGTGCCATGGTGGCACCTGTGGAACCAGCCGTCTTGGGAAGCAGAGCCCGTGCCAAGCGGCCGATCCCATCTGGAAAGCAGCTTTGCTGGGACCCTACAGAGGCTGTGAGCTACGTCCATCTCAGGAGTGCAGGGATGGGCTACAGACCAAG GACCTGGCTTTAGAGTGGGAGGCCCTACAGGATGCCCTTGATGGAGGCCACAAGGAGGCCAGGAGACTGACGTTCCACCTGCAAGAGACTCAGAGCAAAGTTGATGAAATCAG GGCCGACCTGATCTTCCTTGACTACAAGCGGGAGGCCAGCCTCCGAGAGCTGCTGGCGCTGGAGAAGGAGCTGAGTGCCTGGAGGCGACAGGGCAGCCAGGACAGGGCCAGCCAGGCCCAG GTGTCCCACTTGGCAGCTGAGCGGGAAGAGTTGAAGGCCCAGGTTGAGCAACTGGAGGAACGACTCTCGTCTCTGAAGCTTCAGCTGAAGAGCTCAAAAGCAGAGCTGGCCTCCGTGAAGGAAACGGCTGACAAGATGAAGCAGCTGCAGGAG ACAGCCTTGTCCGAGAAGGAGTCGGAACTGTCCCGACTGCGGAAGATCATCTCTGTCCTGGAGGCGGAAAAAGAGGCCCAGAGTTCTGCTGTGGAGAGACTGAGAGAGGAACAGACATACCAGCTGGAGGCATTACAACGAGAGGCCCAGCAGGAGAAG GAGAAAAATCTGCTTTGGCTACGGGAGGAGCTGCAGCGTGAGAAGCGACAGGAGCTGCAGGAG GTGCAGACTGCCCTTCTTCAGGAACAAAAGAAGTGGGAAGCTGATGCCCGGGCCGCTCTCCAATTGCAGCGCCAGGCTTTGCAGAAGCAGAACCAGAGGGCACAAATGGATCTCCAAGCAGCTCTGGAGGGAGAGCAGAAGACCAGCCTGGCATTGCAGGGAAAAAATGCCAGCCTCCACATG AGGATTGAGAAGCTGGAGAGCCAAGTCCAGGCCctccagagagagaagaaggTAGCCATGGAAGAGCTCCAGGAGCAGCTCCAGAAAGAGAAAGTGGAGGCCCTGAAGCGGCTGCAAGAGGAGCTGGAGCAG GAAAGGATGCACAAAAGGGATCAGACAAGAGTGAAAGTGCAACAGATGGAAGAGGACCACAGGCTTCTGCAAGCTGAGCTGAGGGAGAGAGAATCTCAGGCACACGACGGATGGGCCCAAGAAGTCGCCTTAGCATGCCAGCAGCTCCAGGACCTGCTTCCCAAGAAGGCTGGAGGGCCTGTCCCGGCCCAGATGTTGCATGG GAGTCCAGCTCTGCTCCCCTGCAGCCATCTGCTCCAGGCCTTGCAAGGAGCGTGCCGAGAAATCCAGCTCTACCTCCAGGACTTAAAGCAGGAGACCAAACTGCAAAGGCAGGACATCCTTCAGCTCCGGAGGGAGAAG GAGTGCGAGTTGAGGCAGCAGCAGGAACGGCTTCACCGGGAGAACCAGTTGGCCCTCGAAGCTCTGAAGGGGCAGCTGGTCCAG GAGCACCTGGAGGATATCGCTGCCTTGCAACGCAGCTGGTTTCAGGAAGCCAGCGCCAAAGAGGACCGCAAAAGAGGACCGCCTCAAGCCTCGCGGGAGACTGACGGAAAACTGCAGGCCACGGAAAGGAGCGCGGCGCGCTGGAGGGAACAGTTGGCCTGCGAGTTCAAGGAGGAGCTCAATGCCGAGCTGGAGAA ACACCGGTCCAGGGATAAAGCCATGGAATTTCTCAGAGACCAGGAGATGCCAGAGTCCGAAATCCAACCATTCTCAATG GGGAGTTACCCCCGGCCCCCTCCTTGTTGCTCCCGGTGGATCAATGCCACAGCCGCGTTTTCCAGCCCCCGTCATTTCACCCCCCGAAAGCTGCTGCGTCGCTTGCAGAGTCGCATCCAAGAGCTGCGGGCAGAGAATGCGGCCTACGGTGGAGCCAGCCTGGACAACCTCGGCGGCTTCCGGGGAGATCTGCCCGACACCTGTGGCACCAAG ACAGTGGCTCCTTCCCTGGTCCCCGCGGATCCAAGACGCATCCAAGAACCCAGCTCTTCTTGCCGATGGGACCTTGGTGCTCTGCACccgtcttcctttctttcagagGCAGCTGGCCGCgggcttctcctcctctctgccgcaCAGGAGCAGCAACCGGAAGTAGAACCGCCTGGGACCCAGGGGTCAAACAGCAAGCAAGAGGGAAGCCATGTTGTCAGTGCTTGA